The Myroides phaeus DNA segment TCTCCGGCTCCTATAGTTAAAATTACGTCTGCATCTATTCCTTTCAAATAATTAATTAATGATTCTTTAGCCACTAATTCCTTATTACTTGAAGTAATATCTTCTAATAATGCAGCAGATGTAATTCCTTCAATAGGCTCCTCTCTTGCAGGATAAATATCTAATAAAACAATATTGTCAAATGTTGATAACGCTTTAGCAAACTCCCCCATAAAATCTCTTGTTCTTGAGAATAAATGTGGTTGAAATACTGCCACTATCTTTTTGTCTCCGTATAATTCGTGCACTGCTTGACTAACGGCTAAAATCTCTGTTGGATGATGTGCGTAATCATCTATATAAATCAATTTCTCTGAACGCAATTTATACGAGAATCTACGTCTAACCCCTTGAAAACTTTCAAGTCCTTTTACCAATAAATCTTTATCAACTCCATAAGTATATGCCATAGCAAAAGCAACTAATGCATTTGATAAATTATGATGTCCTGGTAATCCAAAACGTACATCTTTTATTTCTTCTGTTGGTGTAATAATATCAAATACATACCATCCATCAACAATTTTAATATTTGCTACTCTAAATTTAGCATCTTCTGCAAAACCAACTCTTACTCCTTCTAAACTTACGCCATCAGCAGTAAAAACTTTTGTCTTATCTTCAACTTTGTCAGCAAAATCTTGAAATGCAGTTAGCATCTCATCTGCTGTACCAAAAATATCTAAATGGTCTGCCTCAGTCGATGTAATACATGCAGTGTTCGGATATAGCTTTAAGAAAGATCTATCAAACTCATCTGCTTCAACAACAGTAACTGTTGTACCGCTACCAATTAGATTCGTTTGATAATTCTCTACTACTCCTCCCACAAATGCTGTTACATCAATATTTGCTTGAAACAACAAGTGTCCCAAAATACTTGTTGTCGTAGTTTTTCCGTGTGTACCTGCTACAGCAAAGCAATAAGTGTCTTTTGTTATCAACCCTAATACCTCTGCACGCTTGCGGATATCGAAACCATTATCTTTAAAATAAGCCCACTGCTTATGACTTGAAGGAATCGCTGGTGTTATAACAACTAACGTACTCTCCTTGTCTTTATACTCTTCTTCTAATAATTCAACATTGTCTTCAAAATGAATGTCGATTCCCGCTTCTTCTAACTCATCTGTTAACTGAGTTGGTGTACGATCATATCCTGCAACATTCTTTCCTAAGAATTTAAAATAACGAGCTAAGGCACTCATTCCAATACCTCCTATACCTATAAAAAAAACGCTCTTTATCTTACTTATTTCCATAATCTTATTTCATTAAAGACTCTATTCGGTCTACTATATCTTTAGTTGCATTTGGTAAGGCTAATTTTTTAAAATTCTTACCCAATACTCCTTGGTATTCTTCATCAATAATTAAGTTACTAAAAACTTTAGTAAACTTATCATCAAGCTCACTTTCTTTTATCATTATCGCTCCATCTTTCTCCACAATGCTATTTGCATTCTTTGTCTGATGGTCTTCTGCTACATTAGGAGAAGGAATAAATATTACTGGCTTTCCTATTAAAGCAAGTTCTGATATTGATGATGCTCCTGCTCTTGAAATAACAAAATCTGCTGAAGCATATGCTAAATCCATTCTATCAATAAACGCCTTTACCTGAATATTATCTCCTTCATATTTTTTATACTCTTCAAAGTATAGTTTACCACACTGCCAAATAACTTGAATATTACTCTGTTTAAAAGAATCAAGATTCTTTTCTATCAGTTGATTTATTCTTCTTGCACCTAAACTTCCACCAAGAACTAATAGTGTCTTCTTATTGTTGTCTAAACCTAAAAAAGAAATACCTTCTTCACGTTTTGCATTAACATCAATTAAATCCATTCGAACAGGATTTCCTGTTTTAAAGATTTTATCACTTGGAAAAAAACGTTCTAACTTATCATAAGCGACACAGATTGCTTTTGCTTTTTTCCCTAATAACTTATTAGTTATTCCTGGAAAAGAGTTTTGCTCTTGTACTACAGTAGGTATTCCTTTATCAGCAGCAACTTTTACGACTGCTCCACTTGCGAAACCACCTGTTCCAATAACAACATCTGGTTTAAACTCCTTTATAATCTTTTTAGACTTCCAAATACTACTAAGTAATTTGAAAGGAAAAGCAAGATTGTCTAAAGTTAGCTTACGTTGTATTCCAGAAATCCAAAGACCTTCAATCTTATATCCAGCTTGAGGAATCTTCTGCATTTCCATTTTACCCTTTGCACCAACAAATAATATTTCCGCATCTGCATATCTCGCCTTAATCTCATTTGCGATAGCTAAAGCAGGATAAATATGTCCTCCTGTTCCACCACCACTCAATATGACTCTCGGTGCTTTTTTCATTGTAATATCTAATTATATTAATTCTCTTTTTTCTAATTCTTGTCGCTCAAGATCTAATCGTTCTAACTCCTTTTGAATAGCTGCATCTCTTTCTTTCCTCTCTTCCTCCTGTGCCTTTACTTCTTGCTCTTTCTTAGTTACACTTAAGATAATTCCAAAAGCAAAACACAACATAATTGAAGAAGTTCCTCCACTACTTATCAAAGGCAATGTTTGACCTGTTGTGGGTAAAAATGATACTGCCACTCCCATATTAATTAAGGCTTGAAAGATGATATAAAATCCAAGACCAATAACTAATAATTTTCCAAACATTGTAGGTGCTTTATGTGATGCTATTAAAAATCTATAAAACAACCATAAATACAATCCTAATATCGTAAGTCCTGCTACCAACCCTAATTCTTCAACAATAATTGCATAAATAAAATCGGAAGAAGATTGTGGCAAGAAATTCTTCTGGATACTCTTTCCTGGACCAACTCCAAATAAACCTCCTGATGCAATAGCTATTTTTGCATTATCAACTTGATATAAATCTTTTGTTCCATCATCTGGTCCTGCAAATCTATCGATACGGCTAATCCATGTATCTACCCTATTAGGCATTGCACCTGGAAATGCTTTAGCTGCTAAAACGAATAACCCAAGCATTAATAATCCAGTCATCAAAATAACTACCAAATACTTCTTAGGATAAGGTCCTACAAACACAAGCAAGGCTGCCATACCAAATATCAATCCAGCAGTAGAAAAGTTGGCTGGTAAAATAAGTCCTACAACTATCATTACAGGAACCCACAACTCTAACACAGATGGCCAAAACTCAACAACTTTATCCTTTATACTTACTAAATATTGGGCAACATACATAATCAATATAATAGCTGCCAAAGCTGAAGGCTGAAACTGTACAAAACCAAGATTTAACCATCTACTGGCATTGGCTCCATTAATTGTTTGCCCTTTTAATAATGTAACGAGTAAAAGAATTATAATAATTGGTATACCAAAAATCGATACTGCTCTAAAATATCTATAATCACGAGTATGTATAAACCACATTACTCCGAAACCAATACTTAAAAAAGTAAAGTGTTTTAATAAATATGAAAAAGTAGACTTCCCTGTACCAATGGTATACACCAAGTTAGTACTTGCACTATATACAGGTACAAACGAGAATAAGGCCAATAGTAATAATATTGTCCAAATGTATCTATCTCCATATAATGTTGGGAGAAACTTTTTCATTTTACTTTTCTATAAATTATTAACTTCCTCTTTAAATTGTCTTCCTCTATCTTCGTAGTTAGCGAATAAATCAAAACTTGCACAAGCTGGTGACAATAACACTGTATCGCCACTTTCTGAAAAACTTTGTGCCATTTTTACAGCATCATTCATACTTTGTACTTCTACAAATGCATCAACTACATTTGCATAAGCAGTTCTAATTTTTTCATTATCTACACCTAAACAAACAATGCTTTTTACTTTCTCTCTTACTAATGGCATAAGCTCATCGTAATCATTCCCCTTGTCTACACCTCCCACTATCCAAACAGTTGGAGTTTTCATACTTTCAAGAGCAAAAAAAGTTGCATTAATATTTGTCGCCTTTGAGTCATTGATGTATTGAACATTATCAATCTTTTGGACTTTTTCCAATCTATGTTCTACCCCTTGAAAATCAGACAAACTTTCGCGAATACTTTGCTTTCTTATGCGTTTCAACTGTGCAACAGTCGTAGCAGCCATAGCATTCTTTACGTTGTGCTTCCCTTCAATACCAAGCTCATTAATAGGCAATACAATAGTTTCCTTATCCATAGCTACAATAATATTTTGCCCCTCTAAATAAGCTCCATATTCTAATTTCTTTGTAATAGAAAATGGCACTTTTTTAGCAGCAGTTTTATGATTTGATAACCAGCGCTGAATCTCTATATCGTCATAATCATAAATCAAATAATCATCGGTGGTTTGATTCATTGTAATCCTAAACTTAGCATCGATATAATTCTCATACTTATAATCATATCTATCTAAGTGGTCAGGACTAATATTCGTGATCACTGCTATATGTGGTCTGAATTGCTTAATTCCATCTAATTGGAAGCTACTCAATTCTAACACATAGCATTTATTTGGGTCAACAGCTACTTGTTTAGCATAACTGTCTCCTATATTTCCAGCAAGACCAACATTTACTCCTCCATTACTTAACAAATGGTAAGTCAACATTGTTGTTGTTGTTTTTCCGTTACTACCAGTAATTGCAACCGATAATTCTGGATTAAAAGCATAAGCAAACTCAATCTCAGAAACAATCTCAATATCTGCTTGCTTTATTTTTTGAATAATAGCTACTTTATCAGGTATCCCAGGACTCTTAACTACTATATTACTATTTAAAATAATATCTTCACTATGCTTTCCTTCTTCCCATTGAATCTTATTTTCCTCTAATAACTGTTTATATTTATCAGCTATTTTTCCGAAATCTGAAACAAACACTTCATACCCTTTACTCAAGGCTAATATAGCTGTACCAACGCCGCTTTCTCCAGCTCCTAAAACAACTACTTTCATACTATCTAAGTTTTAAAGATACTACACAGAATACCCCTAAAAGGATTGCTATAATCCAAAAACGAGTAACTATTTTACTTTCGTGATACCCTTTCTTTTGAAAATGGTGATGTAATGGTGACATTAAGAAAATCCTACGTCCCTCACCATATTTCTTCTTTGTATATTTAAAATATGAAACCTGTAAAACAACTGATAAGTTCTCTGCTAAGAAAACACCACATAGTACAGGAATCAATAATTCTTTTCTAACAGCAATAGCCATTACAGCAATAATTCCACCAATAGTTAAACTTCCTGTGTCTCCCATAAATACTTGTGCTGGATAAGTATTATACCACAAGAAACCTATGAGGGCACCAACAAAGGCGGAGATAAACACAGTCATCTCTCCTGAGTTAGGAATGTACATTACATTTAGATAAGTTGACAATACAACGTTACCAGATATAAATGCAAAAATTCCCAATACTAATGTTGAGATTGCGGAAGTACCAGCGGCCAAACCATCGATACCATCCGTTAAGTTTGCTCCATTTGAAACAGCTGTAACAATAAAAATTACAATTGGTATAAAAATTAACCAAGCATATTTTTCATATCCATCACCTAACCACGAAAGCAATACACTATAGTCAAATTCATTATCCTTTAAGAACGGGATTGTTGTAGCTGTAGATTTAACATCATACTTACTAACGACTGTTTCCACTAATGTTCTATTGGCTGGCATTTCACGTACAGTAACACTTGGACTAAAATAAAGTACAGCACCCACGATTAGACCTAATCCTACTTGACCTATAACTTTAAACCTTCCTTTTAATCCTTCTTTATCCTTTTTGAAAACCTTAATGTAATCATCTAAGAAACCTATAACCCCCATCCACACTGTTGTTAATATCAACAATAGCACATAGATATTATCTAACTTAGCAAATAATAATACAGGAATAAGTGTCGCTATAATAATGATAACACCTCCCATTGTTGGTGTACCAGCTTTTTCTTTTTGTCCTTCAAGTCCTAACTCACGCACAGTTTCTCCAACCTGCATATTATGTAAAAACTTGATAATCTTCTTTCCGTATATAATAGAGATTAATAAAGATATAATCAATGCCATTCCTGAACGGAATGTGATATACTGAAACACCCCTGTTCCAGGAATCTTAAAAAACTCTTCTAAATACTGAAATAAATAATATAACATAACCTAATACTTCTTCTAATCTATTGTTCTAAAAAATCAGTTACCGTCTCTAAGTCATCAAAATGACTTCTCACACCTTTAATCTCTTGATAAGACTCATGTCCCTTACCTGCAATTAAAATTATATCTCCAGGTTCAGCTTGTTGACAAGCAAGCTTTATGGCTTGCTTTCTATCTTCAACAACAATCGTCTTCATCGTATTTTGTGGCTCTACCCCTTTTTCCATATCCTCTAAAATCATATAAGGATCTTCAAAACGAGGGTTATCTGAAGTGAATATCACTTTGTTACTCATTTCAGATGCTATTTGCGCCATTTCAGGACGCTTTGTTTTATCTCTATTTCCACCACAGCCAACGACTGTAATTAACTTTTCATTGAAAGTTCGGATAGAATTAATTGTTTCAATTACATTTTTCAACGCATCTGGCGTATGAG contains these protein-coding regions:
- the murC gene encoding UDP-N-acetylmuramate--L-alanine ligase; translated protein: MEISKIKSVFFIGIGGIGMSALARYFKFLGKNVAGYDRTPTQLTDELEEAGIDIHFEDNVELLEEEYKDKESTLVVITPAIPSSHKQWAYFKDNGFDIRKRAEVLGLITKDTYCFAVAGTHGKTTTTSILGHLLFQANIDVTAFVGGVVENYQTNLIGSGTTVTVVEADEFDRSFLKLYPNTACITSTEADHLDIFGTADEMLTAFQDFADKVEDKTKVFTADGVSLEGVRVGFAEDAKFRVANIKIVDGWYVFDIITPTEEIKDVRFGLPGHHNLSNALVAFAMAYTYGVDKDLLVKGLESFQGVRRRFSYKLRSEKLIYIDDYAHHPTEILAVSQAVHELYGDKKIVAVFQPHLFSRTRDFMGEFAKALSTFDNIVLLDIYPAREEPIEGITSAALLEDITSSNKELVAKESLINYLKGIDADVILTIGAGDIGEMVSEIKRELEN
- the murG gene encoding undecaprenyldiphospho-muramoylpentapeptide beta-N-acetylglucosaminyltransferase; this translates as MKKAPRVILSGGGTGGHIYPALAIANEIKARYADAEILFVGAKGKMEMQKIPQAGYKIEGLWISGIQRKLTLDNLAFPFKLLSSIWKSKKIIKEFKPDVVIGTGGFASGAVVKVAADKGIPTVVQEQNSFPGITNKLLGKKAKAICVAYDKLERFFPSDKIFKTGNPVRMDLIDVNAKREEGISFLGLDNNKKTLLVLGGSLGARRINQLIEKNLDSFKQSNIQVIWQCGKLYFEEYKKYEGDNIQVKAFIDRMDLAYASADFVISRAGASSISELALIGKPVIFIPSPNVAEDHQTKNANSIVEKDGAIMIKESELDDKFTKVFSNLIIDEEYQGVLGKNFKKLALPNATKDIVDRIESLMK
- a CDS encoding FtsW/RodA/SpoVE family cell cycle protein: MKKFLPTLYGDRYIWTILLLLALFSFVPVYSASTNLVYTIGTGKSTFSYLLKHFTFLSIGFGVMWFIHTRDYRYFRAVSIFGIPIIIILLLVTLLKGQTINGANASRWLNLGFVQFQPSALAAIILIMYVAQYLVSIKDKVVEFWPSVLELWVPVMIVVGLILPANFSTAGLIFGMAALLVFVGPYPKKYLVVILMTGLLMLGLFVLAAKAFPGAMPNRVDTWISRIDRFAGPDDGTKDLYQVDNAKIAIASGGLFGVGPGKSIQKNFLPQSSSDFIYAIIVEELGLVAGLTILGLYLWLFYRFLIASHKAPTMFGKLLVIGLGFYIIFQALINMGVAVSFLPTTGQTLPLISSGGTSSIMLCFAFGIILSVTKKEQEVKAQEEERKERDAAIQKELERLDLERQELEKRELI
- the murD gene encoding UDP-N-acetylmuramoyl-L-alanine--D-glutamate ligase, whose protein sequence is MKVVVLGAGESGVGTAILALSKGYEVFVSDFGKIADKYKQLLEENKIQWEEGKHSEDIILNSNIVVKSPGIPDKVAIIQKIKQADIEIVSEIEFAYAFNPELSVAITGSNGKTTTTMLTYHLLSNGGVNVGLAGNIGDSYAKQVAVDPNKCYVLELSSFQLDGIKQFRPHIAVITNISPDHLDRYDYKYENYIDAKFRITMNQTTDDYLIYDYDDIEIQRWLSNHKTAAKKVPFSITKKLEYGAYLEGQNIIVAMDKETIVLPINELGIEGKHNVKNAMAATTVAQLKRIRKQSIRESLSDFQGVEHRLEKVQKIDNVQYINDSKATNINATFFALESMKTPTVWIVGGVDKGNDYDELMPLVREKVKSIVCLGVDNEKIRTAYANVVDAFVEVQSMNDAVKMAQSFSESGDTVLLSPACASFDLFANYEDRGRQFKEEVNNL
- the mraY gene encoding phospho-N-acetylmuramoyl-pentapeptide-transferase; the protein is MLYYLFQYLEEFFKIPGTGVFQYITFRSGMALIISLLISIIYGKKIIKFLHNMQVGETVRELGLEGQKEKAGTPTMGGVIIIIATLIPVLLFAKLDNIYVLLLILTTVWMGVIGFLDDYIKVFKKDKEGLKGRFKVIGQVGLGLIVGAVLYFSPSVTVREMPANRTLVETVVSKYDVKSTATTIPFLKDNEFDYSVLLSWLGDGYEKYAWLIFIPIVIFIVTAVSNGANLTDGIDGLAAGTSAISTLVLGIFAFISGNVVLSTYLNVMYIPNSGEMTVFISAFVGALIGFLWYNTYPAQVFMGDTGSLTIGGIIAVMAIAVRKELLIPVLCGVFLAENLSVVLQVSYFKYTKKKYGEGRRIFLMSPLHHHFQKKGYHESKIVTRFWIIAILLGVFCVVSLKLR